The nucleotide window gttcgttcagtTAACTAAACGAGCGAAaattcttgttcgtgttcatttattatttaaacgaacacaaacgaactttccGCTGAACGGTTCACAGAAAgttcggttcgtttgcaaccctaaaaaTAATAAGCACAATATCATACCTCAAGATTACCACTTCCGCCTTCCTCCATCAAATCATCATATCGGACTTTCATTTGTTTCTTCGTAACTTGTAATACAGTACATCTAAACCAGCATCCGCGAATACCGCTATCTAAGCTCAATAACTCGATCTTTTCATTAACCTTAAGAAACATGAGATTCGATCCCCGGTTCTTCACATACTTAGGGATTAGCTTTCGTCTCAAAATCTCATATTTCACGTCCATGCTGGACGAATCACACGACGCCACCTGTCGCCCTCGAGAACTCCTAGGTCTCTTAACTCCTAACCTAACAGTATCTCTTGGGCTATTTTCTTCATCATCGAGAATGTCGGTATCAAGAACCGAAAAAACCGGCTGATCAAAATACCCACCCAATTTAGTCAACTTAAACGGTTTCACACGGTTGGTTTTGAACTGTCTCAAACAAAGATGAACCCGGTTCAATAGATCCTCCGGGAGCGTAGACACGCACTTGTCGTAATGTTCACGGGCTAAAACAAGGGCCAGGCCGTCAACACACTCGGCGCTGATAACTTGCGCGTAAGGTGTAATAAAAACCTCTTTTGGATGCGGACTTTTAAGCGTAATGGCAGCTTGTACTTCTTGAGTGTGGTGAAACCATCTaactttgactttcttttgaCCTTTTCGATCCTCGTACATATCTTCAAGATACGCAAGGTGGCATTTTTCCTCTTCGGCCATAACATAAACGAATGATTGTACCTGAAAAATTCACACAAATTAAATATGTATAGTATATTAGGACTCTTCAGCcacaactttgactttcttttgaCCTTTTCGATCTTCATACATATCGACTTGTTCACAATTAAATAGGTCAAAATTTCCACCGTTATGAAAATGAGTCAACTTTAGGACGAAAATAAAAACAGACCCGCCAAATGATTTGGTGGTTTAATGGTCTTAATGTCAATTGTATCCTCAATAGTTAAGCCCAACAACATAACGAATATGATTacggtaaaaaaaaattaatgtacTTAACTCACATTTCTGTTGTAAACCTCGTACTTTGAaaaaaggaatattggattttaataatcctaactattcGTCATTGGCCGCCAacaatcccaactttaaaaataaccactggcagtcccaactattgacatattggccaaCAATAGACCCTGACTGATAGAACCCTAAcaccgttagtctccggtcgccggaatACCGTTTTTGGCTAGAACAAGGTTTGTAAAGGTctgatctaaggttacaaagaggtttgggacgaaaatgttaAGCTTTCCGAccaaaatgttgagttttccggccaaaaagaagttttccgacgaaaaaaaaaagagttttccGACGACTAcaataattggggcttttactagaaaaaggtttctaaaggtccgtaataaggttacaaagatgTTTAGgatgaaaatgttgagttttccggccaaaaacggTATTCCGTCGAacggagactaacggcgttagggttctgttagtcagggtccattgttggccaatatgtcaatagttgggactgctagtggttatttttaaagttggggTTGTTAGTGGCCAATGACgaatagttaggattattaaaatccaatattccttgaAAAAAACCACAATAACGGAAAAATACTTTACTTTCATTACTTATTAAGGTCACTCCGTACATGCAACATCTTCCGTGATTGTGTGTTTTAAGACTTTTGAGTTTTACTTTTTTACAGATTATCTTTTCAGACTGTCTTTACGTAAGATGCTAATTtagtgtttttattttgttttgcaATACCAACGCCAGTTACCGATACAAAGCAAAACGTTTATATATAAAGTAAGTATATCATGTGAAAAAATAGTGTAAATCTACTTATTAACAAACTTACCGCTATTGTAATCCCGTTTCTGCAAAAAGCTGGGAAATGTTTGAGATGTTTACTGCAGGTCCATGCTGCACCTGACCACACTATATCCAGTACCCGTACATTCGAATTATTTGCAAGACGATTCTGAAATGAAGCACCGACTCCCGAAATGCGATCAGTTTTAGGAGATTCTGCATTTAAAATTTCCAACAAAAAAATCTATTACTACTTTAGAAACTTAAATGAAATACCTTGTATAAAAAATAATACCTAGAGTCATAGACGATAGAATCCAAGTGCAATAAATAAAAACCGAACATGGTATTTATGTGATTCAACCGCTTGTGTGTATTTATGAGAATTGATAGggttttattatatttattagagttaactttcgttttgctccctgtggtttggtcattttaacggttttgctccaatagtttaaaaatagccattttcctccctaatctttcgagtttgtcgccagtttgctccctaatctttcgagtttgtcgcaaGTTTCCTCCCAGATGGAGTTAGAGGCCGGGAGCAAAATgaagataagttagaaaaatcagggaggaaaatggctatttttaaactattggagcaaaaccgttaaaatgaccaaactacaGGGAGCAAAATGAAAGTTAACTCTATTTATTAAAAGACTTCCCCTATAATGGACAAAAGCCATACGACACAACAAACACGACAAATAAACGTCATCACTCATTGTTATTATTGTGACTGCCCATTCATAGAAGACAATCACAGTACATGCCCTAGATAGTATTTTGTAAGATTTTATAATCCAAAACAGGCTCTCCGACTTCCGTCCAACACAATTTCAAAATTAATATCCaaaaattaaattttaaaacaCCTAAACCATTGGAGGACGATAACCAACAGAAAAATGTTATATTCTAAGTATTATACAAAGCATTGCAACTTGAAGTTGATCGCTTACGGTTATCATATTTAGGTCAGACAAATCAGATTTTGACAACATGTAAAGAGTAAAGAGTGATAAACCGATTAGGCGATTATTGTGAATGACTTAGGATCTTCGGTATGGTGACGGAGATGAAGACGGGACAGGATGAAGACGGAGGGGGCGGGATGGGGTGACGGAGAGGACGTCGGAGAGAGAAGAAAGGGGGCCCAGGCCCACCATTTGGATCGTCCTCAACGTCGATATTCTGACATTGAAGACGGGGACGGAGCTCGACAGGAGGGGGCGGGATGGGGTGACGCCGGCGCCGGGTGGAGACGGGGTGGACGACGCCACCATACCGATCAGCCTTATCTACCCACAACGTTAACAGGTTATCTTAATCCTATTATTCATGTTGCCATAATTACTTCCAAACACCCCTCGAGAAACCCTAGCTAAAGCGGAATTTCTATCAATAAATTGTAAATTGATAATTCAGGTATACATATACAACAATGGCCGCCAAACACTAATAAACATCTCAAGATACAATGTATGCAACTGTTTAGTAAAAATTTAAGAAACTTACTAGAATGTTCGCCTTGCCCATGCTGTTTCGATAACATAGAAGTAAGCCAATTCACAACCTCTCTCCTTGATCTCCATCGGTACCCCGCATTGACCGAATAATCGGTCTCGTTGGCTTTCAAAAAGTCCTCAGCAACCACATAAAACATATGCCTAACACTCCTTTCGGTTCCCACAACCGCTAAAATCGATTCACCCGAAGTATCTTTTAAGAAATAGTGAACTACCCTCTTCCCCCTTTCTTTCGAAACATATTGTTCTTTCCATTCCACAAAACATTGACTATTTGCAGCCATGTttggaacaacaacaacaatcagaatATGCCCTCTTGACTAACAAGACATTTCGGAACCCTAAATTGAAAACCCTAATTTATCAAAGTACCATTGTAAGTTTGTAACCTACAATCTTGCCCAAATTCAAGCAAGAAAACACCAAATCCTCAACAAATACATACCAAAAGTCTTGATTAAAACCCtaaaattcaagaaacaagaacTGGGTATCTCATAAAACTAACAAAGAACCAAGATACCAGCTTTTTCTTGAAGATCTGACTGTAATAGTTCAACAATTCTGACCCAGTTCACAAAAAGGTCAAAACTTTGAAAACCCTTTTGCGAACCATGTGCAGGTATCTTGATAAGACTAAAGAACACCTCTTTTATGGCGGTTTGATGGTGGCAGGTTCAAGAAACAGTCAAGAAACGTGAGGTACTTCTGGGTATGATGGATATGCATATAAAGAGAGAGAAAAGGGTATGGGCAAGAAGGGTAAAACTGGAAATTGTTGGGTGGGTTGAAGAGGCAGCTGACGGTGGTACCGGCGGCGGtgacggtggcggtggtggtgatgaGGGTTGTGGAGCGGAGGCCGGctgaggaggaggaggaaaaggGGGCAAGAAAACTGTGAAGAAATATGATATTGGTGGGAGAGGGTTTTATCATGTAAATATGTATGATGTATGATGGTAAGAGGTGCAAGTTTACTGAGTAATCCTGTGGGCCCACAAAAATGACGACCAGCATTCGGTGACCGGTTACAAAGCATGATGATTATCATAATTTTAAAGAAAATTAGGAGAATGGTACACTAATTGTGTTTATAGTCATGATTTACGTGTGTAAAAACTAGAAAGTATGACCAAATCTTTGCAGTCTTGAAAAAGAatactttttgtttttttaatatatgtagACTTCAAAAATAAACGGGTGGTGGTAgacggtggcggtggcggtgggtggtggacgttggtggtggtgatggacggtgacgggtggtggtggtgatggacggtggtggatggtggacggtggtggtgggtggttgtGTTTAATCCTCTGCAGATCTTAAAATATCTTAGAAGTGGCTGAGCCAAATCTACATCAATAAGAGCTCAGGCAaacgttttttaatgaaacgtcttcgaaaaaacaaacagtctgcaaATGACAATGTATGTGCATGGTCTGCGCTGAGCAGAAAAAAAGCTTACgcatattttttttagaaaaataaacacCACTTAAAAGTTCATTAATCACAAAAAGTGTTTTCATTCCATCTAATTCTATCACTTAAACACTAAATCATCGTTTCTATCTCTAGAGtggttttaaaatttaaatatacaataaaatagataaaagaaAAATGTTATACATATAGAAACGttataattttacaaaaaaaaagtaaaaaaagttcAAAATCGAAGGggctaattattattattatgttaatTTACAAAGTTGAAGGAATTAATTATTATAAACTTGAGAGGCTAGTTatgtaaatataaaaaaatataccaTCTTTTTCATGGTTTGTACATGCAACtcttttttaaaaattaaaataaatagcTTGGATTTAACGCTGGAAAAACCGTTGGCAACGTTCACCGCTCACCATCACAGCCATGATCACCATCACTAACCGTGACACACCATTTGTGATAGTCTTTCACGATGGTCACGATACTCGTTCACGAAGTGCTCCGACCACCCTAAGTCATTTGTGTTTACAATTAAAATTTACGTGTGTGAAGAGTATAAAGATGGAAAAAGTGTTTAGTTAAGATAAATGTATTGACGTATCATATTTTCTATATACAAAAATTTAATATATACATTAATGAAAATCACACTTCTACTTATAGAGATGTCGTAAATAGCTAAAGCTAATTATAGAATTGAATAACATAAAATAACTATTGTGAACTAGCTACATAGTTGCTCTGATATGTTTTAT belongs to Helianthus annuus cultivar XRQ/B chromosome 5, HanXRQr2.0-SUNRISE, whole genome shotgun sequence and includes:
- the LOC110942120 gene encoding uncharacterized protein LOC110942120 isoform X1 translates to MAANSQCFVEWKEQYVSKERGKRVVHYFLKDTSGESILAVVGTERSVRHMFYVVAEDFLKANETDYSVNAGYRWRSRREVVNWLTSMLSKQHGQGEHSKSPKTDRISGVGASFQNRLANNSNVRVLDIVWSGAAWTCSKHLKHFPAFCRNGITIAVQSFVYVMAEEEKCHLAYLEDMYEDRKGQKKVKVRWFHHTQEVQAAITLKSPHPKEVFITPYAQVISAECVDGLALVLAREHYDKCVSTLPEDLLNRVHLCLRQFKTNRVKPFKLTKLGGYFDQPVFSVLDTDILDDEENSPRDTVRLGVKRPRSSRGRQVASCDSSSMDVKYEILRRKLIPKYVKNRGSNLMFLKVNEKIELLSLDSGIRGCWFRCTVLQVTKKQMKVRYDDLMEEGGSGNLEEWVPAFRLAAPDKLGIRCSGRPTARPARIENETDVAFEVGSPVDGWWSDGWWEGVVTKIGESDDGDVQVYIPGENLVLELHKKNIRVSRDWVGDHWVDLETKPDILSLIPVNLNEIKPGTFPFLSNENPEPVEPPEPAEPVDDSNDNDPLQSVDPDPELHDKGKDPSSVRDDNDLQIGEKGERTSENKEE
- the LOC110942120 gene encoding uncharacterized protein LOC110942120 isoform X2 gives rise to the protein MAANSQCFVEWKEQYVSKERGKRVVHYFLKDTSGESILAVVGTERSVRHMFYVVAEDFLKANETDYSVNAGYRWRSRREVVNWLTSMLSKQHGQESPKTDRISGVGASFQNRLANNSNVRVLDIVWSGAAWTCSKHLKHFPAFCRNGITIAVQSFVYVMAEEEKCHLAYLEDMYEDRKGQKKVKVRWFHHTQEVQAAITLKSPHPKEVFITPYAQVISAECVDGLALVLAREHYDKCVSTLPEDLLNRVHLCLRQFKTNRVKPFKLTKLGGYFDQPVFSVLDTDILDDEENSPRDTVRLGVKRPRSSRGRQVASCDSSSMDVKYEILRRKLIPKYVKNRGSNLMFLKVNEKIELLSLDSGIRGCWFRCTVLQVTKKQMKVRYDDLMEEGGSGNLEEWVPAFRLAAPDKLGIRCSGRPTARPARIENETDVAFEVGSPVDGWWSDGWWEGVVTKIGESDDGDVQVYIPGENLVLELHKKNIRVSRDWVGDHWVDLETKPDILSLIPVNLNEIKPGTFPFLSNENPEPVEPPEPAEPVDDSNDNDPLQSVDPDPELHDKGKDPSSVRDDNDLQIGEKGERTSENKEE